A part of Candidatus Eremiobacteraceae bacterium genomic DNA contains:
- a CDS encoding M48 family metalloprotease produces MRYPDMTGMHVIWRPARAIALILVLLLQFEGSPVLAMSTSKEIAQGARENQEIDAQSVIIKDPFITSWVNQIGSKLAQYRMRRDITFRFTVIQDESINAFAIKGGWVHVNMGLLNFVTSDDQLAGTLGHEMGHVELHHVTKADNVNSIISIIEGILSIVSGPAAVLGSIGGELASDKYSRGDELAADHYGLTLMTKAGYDSHSVVDTMLDLGTQDPGPDSRTDKAFLDHPVPADRVSHLLGYAELDRPSASVLVARAAHDELEGRYSYARSELQLAAALDPSAQANELTQSANYALRSAGALAAPDSRLSAPIITPADPKRIAAAAALVAAQRAADAALPDIKKQAGDGDQELNSVEQQLQRLSNAVGAFRLDDTQASPAASAPPAAGSPPGGPPPVLVSLNRDLSAVGNLTSDVFGSAPGLVAGNQQQLNDMLAPLHEPDSLTPSYASLLQYYPAMTTGLSSSTTALVQSVSDSRAAVAQLENSLIGLRSVIGDYAPNGQPAASPSPQTHGQRVPPILVQLASAAASARVVAERASDEMYAAQTAQLSAQLTMLDLFSSPERFNAYRSAVAYRFPGVTLPTYADALASGFSPGDLGCAAWLAFETQSSTTAVMGSLRTSAETCEAAAADKHLLAESMEIAEGLLYEDYIEVPLTKPVGT; encoded by the coding sequence ATGCGTTATCCTGATATGACCGGCATGCACGTCATCTGGCGCCCCGCGCGCGCAATCGCACTGATATTGGTCCTCCTCTTGCAATTCGAAGGCAGCCCCGTCCTCGCTATGTCAACGAGCAAGGAAATCGCTCAGGGCGCGCGCGAGAATCAGGAGATCGACGCGCAAAGCGTCATCATCAAGGACCCGTTCATCACATCTTGGGTGAATCAGATAGGTTCGAAACTCGCGCAGTATCGCATGCGCCGCGACATCACGTTCCGATTTACGGTGATCCAAGACGAGAGCATCAACGCCTTCGCCATCAAGGGCGGATGGGTCCATGTGAATATGGGTCTCTTGAATTTCGTGACGTCGGACGATCAGCTCGCGGGCACGCTCGGCCACGAAATGGGTCACGTCGAGCTTCATCACGTCACGAAAGCCGATAACGTCAATTCGATCATCTCGATCATCGAAGGCATTCTCTCGATAGTCTCGGGACCCGCCGCTGTTCTCGGCAGCATCGGCGGTGAACTTGCGTCGGATAAGTACTCGCGCGGTGACGAGCTCGCGGCGGATCACTACGGACTCACGTTGATGACGAAGGCGGGCTACGACTCGCATTCGGTCGTCGACACCATGCTCGATCTTGGCACGCAAGATCCGGGGCCCGACAGCCGCACGGATAAGGCGTTCTTAGACCACCCCGTGCCTGCCGATCGTGTCTCGCATCTGCTGGGATACGCGGAGCTCGATCGACCGAGCGCAAGCGTCTTAGTAGCCCGAGCCGCGCACGACGAACTCGAAGGCCGTTATTCGTACGCGCGCTCCGAACTGCAACTCGCCGCGGCGCTCGATCCGAGCGCGCAAGCCAATGAACTCACCCAGAGCGCCAACTACGCCCTGCGCAGCGCGGGTGCGCTCGCTGCGCCGGACAGCCGCCTTTCCGCGCCGATCATCACGCCGGCCGATCCAAAACGGATCGCCGCCGCAGCTGCGCTCGTCGCCGCTCAACGTGCTGCCGACGCGGCGCTTCCCGACATCAAGAAGCAAGCCGGCGACGGAGATCAGGAACTCAACTCGGTCGAGCAGCAGCTGCAACGACTTTCCAATGCCGTCGGTGCGTTCCGGCTCGACGATACTCAGGCGAGCCCCGCGGCCTCGGCGCCGCCGGCCGCCGGATCGCCGCCCGGCGGGCCGCCGCCCGTGCTTGTCTCGCTCAACCGCGACTTATCAGCGGTCGGGAACCTCACATCGGACGTCTTCGGATCAGCGCCTGGTCTCGTCGCAGGCAATCAGCAGCAATTGAACGATATGCTCGCGCCCTTGCACGAACCGGACTCGCTGACGCCGTCATACGCCAGTCTCCTGCAGTACTATCCGGCGATGACGACCGGTCTTTCGTCATCGACGACTGCGCTCGTGCAATCCGTGAGCGATAGCCGGGCTGCGGTCGCACAACTCGAGAATTCGCTCATCGGTTTGCGCAGCGTGATCGGGGACTATGCCCCGAACGGCCAGCCCGCCGCGTCGCCTTCTCCTCAGACACACGGCCAACGCGTGCCGCCGATCCTCGTGCAGCTGGCAAGCGCGGCAGCAAGCGCGCGAGTCGTCGCCGAGCGTGCCTCGGACGAGATGTACGCTGCGCAGACCGCCCAGCTATCCGCGCAACTGACGATGCTCGACCTTTTCTCATCCCCCGAGCGCTTCAACGCATATCGGTCGGCGGTCGCCTATCGCTTCCCAGGCGTCACCCTTCCAACGTACGCGGACGCGCTTGCCTCCGGTTTTTCTCCCGGCGATCTCGGCTGCGCGGCGTGGCTCGCCTTTGAGACGCAATCGTCGACCACGGCGGTCATGGGAAGCTTGCGAACATCCGCGGAGACCTGCGAAGCCGCTGCCGCCG